One genomic segment of Culturomica massiliensis includes these proteins:
- the leuB gene encoding 3-isopropylmalate dehydrogenase, with product MNFKIAILPGDGIGPEIIGQAVKAIDAVCHKYGHTVNYTYGIVGAAAIDACNDPYPEATHRICMDADAVLFGAIGDPRFDNNPQARIRPEQGLLKMRQALGLYANIRPVSIFPTLRHRSPLRQELIDGVDFVCIRELTGGIYFGRPQGRSEDGQTAFDSCVYTKAEIRRICDLGFNYARNRRKKLTVVDKANVLATSRLWRETVQEIAPAWPDIEVEYMFVDNAAMKLIQQPKHFDVIVTENMFGDILTDEASVISGSLGLLPSASVGLHTSLFEPIHGSYPQAAGKNIANPVATILSAAMMFEYALRLPEEGNKIRQAVANTLQQEIVTEDISGNGKAYGTEEVGDAIARLILTDN from the coding sequence ATGAATTTTAAAATAGCAATTCTTCCCGGAGACGGTATCGGCCCGGAGATTATCGGGCAGGCAGTAAAAGCGATCGATGCCGTTTGCCATAAATACGGACACACCGTAAATTACACTTACGGTATTGTCGGAGCAGCGGCCATCGATGCCTGTAACGACCCCTATCCCGAAGCTACCCACCGCATCTGTATGGACGCGGATGCCGTACTGTTCGGAGCCATCGGCGATCCCCGTTTCGACAATAATCCCCAAGCCAGGATAAGACCGGAACAAGGGCTTTTAAAAATGAGACAAGCTTTGGGCTTGTATGCCAATATCCGGCCTGTTTCTATATTTCCGACATTACGCCACCGTTCTCCGTTACGACAGGAATTGATCGACGGCGTAGATTTCGTTTGTATCCGGGAACTGACCGGCGGTATTTATTTCGGACGTCCGCAAGGAAGGTCCGAAGACGGACAGACCGCTTTCGACAGTTGCGTATATACAAAGGCCGAAATCAGGCGTATTTGTGATCTCGGTTTCAACTACGCCCGTAACCGCCGGAAAAAACTGACGGTGGTAGACAAGGCCAATGTCCTGGCCACATCCCGCCTTTGGCGGGAAACCGTACAGGAAATAGCACCGGCCTGGCCGGATATCGAAGTCGAATATATGTTTGTGGACAACGCTGCCATGAAACTAATTCAGCAGCCCAAACACTTCGATGTCATTGTCACCGAAAACATGTTCGGAGATATTCTGACCGACGAAGCCAGTGTCATAAGCGGCTCCCTCGGACTGCTCCCTTCGGCATCTGTCGGGCTGCACACTTCGCTGTTCGAACCCATTCACGGTTCTTATCCGCAGGCTGCCGGAAAAAATATTGCGAATCCCGTTGCCACAATATTATCGGCGGCGATGATGTTCGAATATGCTTTACGGCTCCCGGAAGAAGGAAATAAAATACGGCAGGCCGTTGCAAACACATTACAGCAGGAAATCGTAACCGAAGATATATCCGGAAACGGTAAAGCATACGGAACAGAAGAAGTCGGCGATGCCATCGCCCGGCTCATTTTAACCGACAATTAA
- the ilvA gene encoding threonine ammonia-lyase, protein MSETYFPDLKDIMTAAHTLNEILVPTPLMKNRNLSERYGANVLLKREDLQMVRSYKIRGAYNKIKSLTSDERTHGIVCASAGNHAQGVAYSCNKLKIAGKIFMPVTTPKQKVNQVKMFGGKFVEIILTGDTFDHAHSAAMEECEKNQSVFIHPFNDLRIIEGQATVGLEILQEVKDLIDYLFIPVGGGGLLAGVGSFFKQLSPKTKIIGVEPAGAAGMKKSLENGKVTELLEIDNFVDGAAVQQVGELTFDICRRVADDVITVPEGKICSTILQLYNFDAIVVEPAGALSMSALDDYKDKIKGKNVVCIVSGSNNDITRMEEIKERSLLYEGLKHYFIVRFPQRAGALQNFVSNVLGPHDDITYFEYRKKTQREKGPAVIGIELQHPEDFKGLLTRMEEQGIKYIYLNDNPNLFEFLV, encoded by the coding sequence ATGAGCGAAACTTATTTCCCGGATTTAAAAGACATTATGACGGCTGCACACACGCTGAACGAAATCCTCGTGCCGACTCCCTTGATGAAAAACCGCAATCTTTCGGAACGCTACGGAGCAAATGTCCTGTTGAAAAGAGAAGATTTGCAGATGGTTCGATCCTACAAAATCCGGGGTGCCTATAACAAGATCAAATCTTTGACCTCCGACGAAAGAACACACGGAATCGTGTGTGCCAGTGCCGGTAATCACGCCCAGGGCGTTGCTTACTCCTGCAACAAATTGAAAATTGCAGGAAAAATCTTTATGCCGGTTACTACCCCGAAGCAAAAGGTCAATCAAGTTAAAATGTTCGGGGGAAAATTCGTTGAAATCATATTGACAGGCGATACATTCGATCATGCCCATTCGGCAGCTATGGAAGAATGTGAAAAAAACCAATCGGTATTCATCCATCCTTTCAATGATTTACGCATCATCGAGGGGCAGGCAACTGTCGGACTGGAAATCTTGCAGGAGGTAAAAGACCTTATCGACTACCTCTTTATCCCGGTAGGAGGAGGAGGCTTGCTCGCCGGCGTCGGCAGCTTCTTCAAACAATTGAGCCCGAAGACCAAAATTATCGGCGTAGAACCTGCCGGAGCTGCCGGTATGAAAAAATCCCTCGAAAACGGGAAAGTCACGGAGCTTTTAGAAATTGACAATTTTGTAGACGGGGCAGCCGTTCAACAGGTAGGGGAACTAACCTTCGATATTTGCCGCCGGGTGGCAGACGATGTCATCACTGTTCCCGAAGGAAAAATATGCTCGACTATACTTCAGCTTTACAATTTCGACGCTATTGTAGTCGAACCGGCAGGAGCCTTGAGTATGAGTGCTCTCGATGATTATAAAGACAAAATCAAAGGGAAGAATGTCGTATGTATCGTCAGCGGCAGTAACAACGACATCACCCGTATGGAAGAGATCAAAGAAAGGTCTTTGCTATACGAAGGACTAAAACATTACTTCATCGTCCGTTTTCCACAACGTGCGGGAGCCCTGCAAAATTTCGTCAGCAATGTCCTCGGTCCGCACGACGACATTACCTATTTCGAATACCGTAAAAAAACACAACGGGAAAAAGGACCGGCAGTCATCGGCATTGAGCTTCAGCATCCGGAAGATTTCAAAGGTCTTCTTACCCGTATGGAGGAACAAGGCATCAAATACATATACCTCAACGACAATCCCAATTTATTCGAATTTTTAGTGTAA
- the leuD gene encoding 3-isopropylmalate dehydratase small subunit has translation MQDKFTTLTATAVPINIENIDTDQIIPARFLKATDKTGFGSRLFYDWRSEPNGQLKKDFVLNQNSYKGEILIAGKNFGCGSSREHAAWAIRGAGFRAVVSSYFADIFRNNALNNALLPVQVSEKFLKTLFSALIHEPRLYITIDLPGQTIRFAAEEEKFDIDPYKKECLIKGFDDIDYLLSLKEKINAFEEQRFKN, from the coding sequence ATGCAAGATAAATTCACGACATTAACAGCCACAGCGGTACCTATAAACATTGAAAATATCGATACCGACCAAATTATTCCGGCCCGTTTTTTAAAAGCAACGGATAAAACAGGGTTTGGCTCCAGACTTTTTTACGACTGGAGATCGGAACCGAACGGACAGCTAAAAAAAGATTTCGTACTGAACCAAAACAGCTACAAAGGAGAAATACTGATCGCCGGAAAAAACTTCGGTTGCGGTTCGAGCCGGGAACATGCCGCCTGGGCCATTCGGGGAGCCGGCTTCAGAGCCGTCGTCTCCAGCTATTTTGCGGACATCTTTCGTAACAACGCACTGAACAACGCCTTATTACCGGTGCAGGTATCCGAAAAATTTCTGAAAACATTATTCTCTGCCTTAATTCACGAGCCCCGGCTATATATCACGATCGACCTTCCCGGGCAGACCATCCGGTTTGCTGCAGAAGAGGAAAAATTCGACATCGATCCTTACAAAAAAGAATGTCTGATCAAAGGTTTTGACGATATCGATTATCTGTTGAGTCTGAAAGAAAAAATCAACGCTTTTGAAGAACAACGATTTAAAAATTAA
- a CDS encoding fimbrillin family protein — protein MKQQLRGFWPIFACYTASLITACRTGPEDIGRLPDGKHPITFTASVESLTVTRGTTDNNWENINGHFAVQSEETVKQYIVTSPEGKLNSNDPLYWNSPTMDITAWYPYSPDLPGSFTIQSNQTSNSGYQNSDFLYASKTLTFDKSTPPHLGFRHLPVKVVTNLKSGDGITAEQIRNATVSFVNVALTSGAIAPDGSVAQTTNGNAVVLPQTVAATEGYQKSVRALLVPGRIQDKQFIRITVEGKNYFYTPKNETEADFVSGNLYTYFITVKKSGLTVTVENNGSQWTENPGWDQPATDAVFQVSIPSVSGLELHIDNATLKEGNHYEIAGNSFSITYDAPAGGEMKGFISRGICKTERTIARDGSSYTFTFTDIRSDLQLTYDAYVETGNYYNRDGTWSIAYNAEKCIGIVFKTGADSTDHPRNYDGKLSGNRILGYVVALADAATNACTWGKLDTDTELENAESRYNTAYNGYRNTEHIIGTYRGGKDWNKYAAFKTIFDYRSKTTAPANTSDWYLPSLKQLSDIYNLCQNETGNILYDKLNAISPANLFRDPPVFGWETEPGGYWSSTEYSGWSAWYIRLTNGTPAFYAKAINPEQPNFRRLCYVRAILTF, from the coding sequence ATGAAACAACAATTACGGGGATTTTGGCCGATTTTCGCCTGTTATACGGCATCACTCATCACGGCATGTCGTACCGGCCCGGAAGATATCGGTCGTTTGCCGGACGGCAAACACCCTATAACGTTCACCGCTTCGGTGGAGAGTTTGACTGTAACGCGGGGTACGACAGACAATAACTGGGAAAATATTAACGGTCACTTTGCGGTACAATCCGAAGAAACGGTAAAACAATATATCGTCACATCACCGGAAGGCAAACTGAACAGCAATGATCCCTTATATTGGAACAGTCCGACAATGGACATCACGGCCTGGTATCCGTATTCTCCTGATCTTCCCGGAAGTTTTACCATACAAAGCAACCAGACCTCAAACAGCGGTTACCAAAACAGCGATTTCCTCTATGCTTCAAAGACACTGACATTCGACAAATCGACCCCGCCTCACCTCGGCTTCCGCCATCTGCCTGTCAAAGTCGTAACGAACCTGAAAAGCGGAGACGGCATTACGGCAGAACAAATCCGGAATGCTACCGTCAGTTTCGTCAATGTAGCACTGACCTCCGGGGCCATAGCTCCGGACGGTTCCGTCGCTCAGACAACAAACGGGAATGCGGTTGTTCTGCCGCAAACGGTCGCGGCCACAGAAGGATATCAGAAATCTGTCCGGGCATTGCTTGTCCCGGGACGAATACAGGATAAGCAGTTTATCCGAATAACGGTAGAGGGCAAGAATTACTTTTATACGCCGAAAAACGAAACCGAAGCCGATTTCGTATCCGGAAACCTATATACCTATTTTATTACCGTAAAGAAGTCCGGCCTAACGGTCACCGTAGAAAACAACGGTTCTCAATGGACAGAAAACCCGGGTTGGGACCAACCGGCAACGGACGCGGTGTTTCAAGTCTCCATCCCTTCTGTCAGCGGCCTGGAATTACACATAGATAATGCGACCCTAAAAGAGGGGAATCACTATGAAATCGCCGGCAATTCGTTTTCCATCACCTATGATGCACCGGCAGGAGGAGAAATGAAAGGATTTATCAGCCGCGGCATCTGCAAAACGGAACGGACAATTGCCCGGGACGGTAGCAGCTACACATTTACCTTCACCGACATCCGTTCGGATTTACAATTGACCTACGACGCCTACGTCGAAACAGGCAATTATTACAACAGGGACGGAACCTGGTCTATCGCTTACAATGCAGAAAAGTGTATCGGCATCGTATTCAAAACAGGTGCGGACAGTACGGATCATCCCCGAAATTACGACGGTAAACTGTCCGGCAACCGGATTCTCGGTTACGTCGTAGCACTGGCCGATGCTGCCACCAATGCCTGTACCTGGGGAAAACTAGATACAGATACGGAACTCGAAAATGCAGAGTCCCGGTATAACACAGCCTATAACGGTTACCGGAATACGGAACACATTATCGGTACATACAGGGGAGGAAAAGATTGGAATAAATATGCGGCTTTCAAAACCATCTTCGATTACCGCTCAAAAACAACAGCCCCGGCAAACACCAGTGACTGGTATCTGCCCTCTCTCAAGCAATTATCCGACATTTACAATCTGTGTCAAAACGAAACAGGCAATATACTTTATGACAAATTGAACGCCATCTCCCCGGCAAACCTTTTCAGAGATCCGCCTGTTTTCGGGTGGGAGACCGAACCCGGCGGCTATTGGTCGAGCACGGAGTATTCCGGATGGTCTGCCTGGTACATACGCCTAACGAATGGAACACCTGCTTTTTACGCAAAAGCAATAAATCCGGAACAACCGAATTTTCGTCGTCTCTGTTATGTCCGCGCGATATTAACATTCTAA
- the leuC gene encoding 3-isopropylmalate dehydratase large subunit, producing the protein MKTLFDKIWDAHTVSVLPGGSCALYIDRQYIHEVTSPQAFDGLRQRGIGVFRPARITASPDHNIPTKNQHLPASDLLSREQLATLERNCAEYGISIFKVGSPHNGIVHVVGPETGLTQPGMTIVCGDSHTSTHGALGCVAFGIGTSEVEMVLASQCVLQSKPKTMRINIEGKLPPGVCSKDIILYIISKLGTGGGTGHFIEFAGSTIRSLSMEARMTICNMSIEMGARGGMIAPDETTFAYLKGRQYAPQGAEWNIALERWRQLYSEPDAVFDKEVTFRATDIRPMITYGTNPGMGTAISESIPRLEEIPTDSRPSFLKSLGYMGFRPGEALMGKKIDYVFVGSCTNGRIEDLRAFAGYVKGKKKAPQVTVWIVPGSKQVEKQAIEEGLRDILEKAGFELRQPGCSACLAMNDDKIPEGKYCVATSNRNFEGRQGPGARTLLAGPLVAAAAAIHGKLTHPLYDPER; encoded by the coding sequence ATGAAAACATTATTCGACAAAATCTGGGATGCACACACAGTCAGTGTTCTTCCCGGCGGTTCCTGCGCTCTGTATATCGACCGGCAATACATTCACGAAGTCACCAGTCCTCAAGCCTTCGACGGCCTGCGGCAAAGGGGCATCGGAGTTTTCCGTCCGGCCCGGATCACAGCAAGTCCGGACCACAATATTCCAACAAAAAACCAGCATTTACCGGCAAGCGACCTGCTCTCCAGGGAACAATTGGCTACCCTGGAAAGAAATTGTGCAGAATACGGTATTTCCATCTTCAAAGTAGGTAGTCCGCACAATGGCATCGTCCACGTCGTAGGACCGGAAACCGGCTTAACCCAACCGGGAATGACCATTGTATGCGGAGACAGCCATACCTCCACACACGGTGCCCTGGGATGTGTTGCTTTCGGAATCGGCACAAGCGAAGTCGAAATGGTGCTGGCTTCCCAATGCGTACTGCAATCCAAGCCCAAAACCATGCGCATCAATATAGAAGGCAAATTACCTCCGGGTGTATGTTCGAAAGACATCATCCTGTATATTATTTCAAAACTCGGTACAGGAGGCGGTACCGGACATTTTATCGAATTTGCCGGATCAACGATCCGTTCTCTTTCGATGGAAGCCCGTATGACGATCTGCAATATGAGCATCGAAATGGGTGCCCGTGGCGGAATGATCGCTCCGGACGAAACCACTTTCGCCTATCTGAAAGGCCGGCAATATGCACCGCAAGGAGCTGAATGGAATATAGCATTGGAAAGATGGAGACAATTATACAGCGAGCCCGATGCTGTTTTTGACAAAGAAGTAACTTTCCGGGCAACGGACATCCGCCCGATGATTACTTACGGAACAAATCCCGGCATGGGAACAGCTATCTCGGAGAGCATTCCCCGGCTAGAAGAAATCCCCACAGACTCCCGGCCTTCTTTCCTGAAATCACTCGGATACATGGGGTTTCGTCCAGGTGAAGCCCTGATGGGGAAAAAAATCGACTATGTATTTGTCGGTAGCTGTACAAACGGACGTATCGAAGACCTGAGGGCTTTTGCCGGATATGTAAAAGGAAAAAAGAAAGCGCCTCAGGTGACCGTGTGGATTGTCCCGGGTAGCAAGCAAGTCGAGAAACAAGCTATCGAAGAAGGATTACGGGACATTCTCGAAAAAGCCGGCTTCGAATTACGCCAACCCGGATGTTCTGCCTGCCTGGCCATGAATGACGATAAAATCCCGGAAGGCAAATATTGCGTAGCCACATCCAATCGTAACTTCGAAGGCAGACAAGGACCGGGAGCGCGTACTCTGCTGGCAGGCCCCCTGGTTGCAGCAGCAGCGGCCATCCACGGTAAATTAACGCATCCCTTATACGATCCGGAACGGTAA